In the genome of Streptomyces aquilus, the window TCGTCCGCCTCACCACGTAGGACACGGTCTAAGTCTTTGGCGATCACGGTCTGGCGTTCTGTCCCATGATCTCCCGGGCCGTGCGGGCAGCCTTCGCCTCGGTGTCCGAGAGGGCTGCGCTTCCCATGCCGAACAAGCCCTGCCTCAGGAACACCGCCAGGCCGTGCGCGGCGGCGGCGATCCGCAGCAGCAGGTCGAACGCGGCATCCGGGGCCGGAGCGAGCTGCCGGGCCACCGGCAACAGGAGGCCGGCCACCTCGTCGCCCGCCGAGGCCAGTTCGGCGAACCTGGATTTGTCGAGTCCCGCGTTGAAGGTGACATCGAACAGAGCGGGTTCCTCGGCAGCGAATCTGACGTACGCAGCCGCAAAGGACGCCAGCTGCTCGACGGGGTCCTCGCTGGGATTCATGACCGCGGCGAAGCGAGTCCGCTGCTCGTGGTAGCCCCGTGTGGCGAGTTGCGCCAGCAGCGCGTCGCGGTCGGCGAAGTGCTTGTACGGCGCCGCGACACTCACTCCGGCCCGGCGGCTCGCCTCGGCCAGGGTGAAGCCGTGCGGGCCTCGCTCGCCGACCAGTTCCAAGGAAGCCTCCAGGAGGGCGTTGCGCAGGTTGCCGTGATGGTGGCCGACCGGACGACGAGCAGTGGGAGGAGACATGCCGATAGGTTAACATCGCTTACCAGGTAAATGGCATTAACCAAGGAGTCATCATGTCCATTGCTCGCTTCCACCACGTCAACCTCTCGGTCGCGGACCTCGCCGCGCAGGAAGCCTGGTACGCCGACGCCTTCGGACTCACGCACGTCGAGGAGCGCCTGGAGATACCCGAAGCCGGAGTCCGCACCGTCGTGCTGAGCGACACGGCGGG includes:
- a CDS encoding TetR/AcrR family transcriptional regulator encodes the protein MSPPTARRPVGHHHGNLRNALLEASLELVGERGPHGFTLAEASRRAGVSVAAPYKHFADRDALLAQLATRGYHEQRTRFAAVMNPSEDPVEQLASFAAAYVRFAAEEPALFDVTFNAGLDKSRFAELASAGDEVAGLLLPVARQLAPAPDAAFDLLLRIAAAAHGLAVFLRQGLFGMGSAALSDTEAKAARTAREIMGQNARP